The Megachile rotundata isolate GNS110a chromosome 6, iyMegRotu1, whole genome shotgun sequence nucleotide sequence CGCTTACCATACagttctttcaaaaattatttgttaccgATTATGATCCTACCATCGAAGACAGTTACATTCAGCATACAGAGGTAGACAAGCAATGGTGCATTTTGGATGGTAAGTAACATCAGAATCTGTTTGTTCTTTCCATTGGACACATAGTATTATCCTGACAGTTAATTTTGGATTATATATAccacataatattaaacatgccACATATTTTATCTACACAAAGGTTTATTTGTACCTAACAGTGTTAGATACAGCTGGTCAAGAAGAGTTCAGTGCCATGCGCGAACAATACATGCGCAAGGGTGATGGGTTTCTCTTAGTATACTCTGTGACCGACAAACAATCTTATGAGAATATCATGAATTTTTATACCCAGATACTTAGGGTAAAGGACAGAGACGTATATCCCATGCTGCTGGTAGCCAACAAAGTTGATTTGGTACATTTGAGAAAGGTTACAGAGGAACAGGGAAGGGAGTTGGCTCACCGGCTGGGTATACCTTACATTGAAACTTCTGCCAAAGATCCACCGTTAAACGTAGATGCAGCATTCCACGAGGTAGGGAATAGAGCTAGAAAGAAAATAAGATAATGATTCTTGTTCGGTGTCACGTGAATTTGAATAGATAAgaagattaaataattttgctcCAGGTTGTTCGTATTATCAGAAATCAACCTCCAGCCGAATTGGAGAAAAATCGAAGAAAACGGAGACGTTCAGGGAAATGTAATCTTTTATAAATGTTCGAAATATCGAATAAGTATTACGGGGTTGCGCCAAGTTTACACACTACCTTTTTAAAGGGTCACTTTTCTTTTCTTACAAAAGTGAAATGCACCTGCCAAAAGAAAAAACAtccaaacaaacaaaaaaataaaaatcgtgGGTCTTCTGTCCTTCATCGTATATATGTAGGTATCGATTATAGCTCGTGAATGTTTTCTTTCCTTTCGTCGATTCCACGTATGAGTTTTAGTATTAATAAGCGTCGAACAATTGATATCCCACCATTGTAAAATAAGTGTACAAAATAGAAACGATAAGAGATGCATCAGTCGAAAGGAAACGTTAACTATCTCCCAAAAGTGCAACTAGATTTTTTACAAATGGTCGATCCGCATCAGTTTAATGTTCACGAACTAAGATCCCTCTCCCCCCGccccaaaaaagaaaaaaaaaaaaacaaaaaaaaaacgaaaaaaagacAAATTTATCGGATATATTGAGTGTTCATCTACTCGATAATACGAGACCACGTCTCAGTACGCGCGTACACATCAATTTTTGTACCATCGGAAGAATACACTATGGAATTGAGCGTTTTTATTGCACAATGCATTCTATAGAAATCTTTTTTACTTCTTCGCGTAAGATCC carries:
- the LOC100877439 gene encoding ras-related protein M-Ras-like isoform X1; its protein translation is MLRTVVRTDSWKNAKQQWQNIVDRIGRQRQSSGGGGRRTRGGMTRPPNNDNLMTFKLVVVGDGGVGKSALTIQFFQKLFVTDYDPTIEDSYIQHTEVDKQWCILDVLDTAGQEEFSAMREQYMRKGDGFLLVYSVTDKQSYENIMNFYTQILRVKDRDVYPMLLVANKVDLVHLRKVTEEQGRELAHRLGIPYIETSAKDPPLNVDAAFHEVVRIIRNQPPAELEKNRRKRRRSGKCNLL
- the LOC100877439 gene encoding ras-related protein M-Ras-like isoform X2 — its product is MTRPPNNDNLMTFKLVVVGDGGVGKSALTIQFFQKLFVTDYDPTIEDSYIQHTEVDKQWCILDVLDTAGQEEFSAMREQYMRKGDGFLLVYSVTDKQSYENIMNFYTQILRVKDRDVYPMLLVANKVDLVHLRKVTEEQGRELAHRLGIPYIETSAKDPPLNVDAAFHEVVRIIRNQPPAELEKNRRKRRRSGKCNLL